In a genomic window of Sulfitobacter sp. S223:
- a CDS encoding relaxase/mobilization nuclease domain-containing protein has translation MREKLRLLALEFIQKRCPRNIVYGALHRDHAEHLHYHLMISANERGDVKRLRLTKAAFDAAKRELELSARTNYPELKQAEVIASSPKEKQERRETREGRKAQEMKKRGARLTKTEALAQELRAILAYAASQAELERLLKEKGFTFYERGKHCGVRPIPAEGEAKARKAYRFATLGIEADYAGFLERAEAVVEEPVLESRREGEKEKKRDGEGF, from the coding sequence GTGCGCGAGAAGCTGCGATTGCTGGCGCTTGAGTTCATCCAGAAACGTTGCCCGCGCAATATCGTCTACGGCGCGCTGCACCGCGACCATGCTGAGCACCTGCACTACCACCTGATGATCAGCGCCAATGAGCGTGGTGATGTCAAACGGCTGCGCTTGACCAAAGCCGCGTTTGACGCCGCTAAGCGGGAGCTCGAGCTGAGCGCGCGGACCAATTATCCGGAGCTAAAACAGGCCGAGGTCATCGCGTCGAGCCCGAAGGAAAAGCAAGAACGCCGCGAGACCCGTGAAGGCCGCAAAGCCCAGGAGATGAAAAAACGCGGGGCGCGCCTGACCAAGACAGAAGCACTGGCGCAAGAGCTGCGTGCAATCCTGGCCTATGCCGCATCGCAGGCTGAGCTTGAACGGTTGCTGAAGGAGAAGGGCTTTACCTTTTATGAGCGCGGCAAGCATTGCGGGGTGCGCCCGATCCCTGCCGAAGGTGAGGCGAAGGCACGCAAGGCGTACCGCTTTGCGACTTTGGGGATTGAAGCGGACTATGCCGGATTCCTGGAGCGTGCCGAGGCGGTGGTCGAGGAGCCGGTTTTGGAAAGTCGGCGTGAGGGTGAAAAAGAAAAAAAGCGGGATGGTGAGGGTTTTTGA